A single region of the Triticum dicoccoides isolate Atlit2015 ecotype Zavitan chromosome 2B, WEW_v2.0, whole genome shotgun sequence genome encodes:
- the LOC119366546 gene encoding uncharacterized protein LOC119366546, producing MPATDSSASPAHHHHHHTSFGRHILSLRHRDHGQIHSAPPTPXXVDAFQRHAAELLLDLLPCSPDILSIAWTQHLLDSFLICLEEFRSALLGGGPGALARPPLDRLVADFFDRAVKALDLCNALRDGLDLLRQWRKHLAIAAAALAPQGAASDPAAPLGEGQIRRARKALTDLTILMLDDKDAGGGGQRNRSFGRAGNAGKDAAGQQSRGHHRRSSSGSGSGSGGSHFRSLSWSVSRTWSASRQLQAIGGNLPVPRASDVAATGGLASAVYTMGAVLFVTAWALVAAIPCQDRGLQAHFAVPRSFHWAAPVTTLYERVLEESKKKDRKHSCGLLKEIHLIERWSRQLMEITDAAQFPLDEEKDAEVRVAAQELVQVCETLKDGLDPLERQVREMFHRIVRTRTEILDCLSRPNTAE from the exons ATGCCGGCCAccgactcctccgcctcgccggcgcaccaccaccaccaccacacctccTTCGGCCGCCACATCCTCTCGCTCCGCCACCGCGACCACGGCCAGATCCACTCCGCCCCGCCCACGCC NNNNNAAGTCGACGCCTTTCAGCGCCACGCCGCCGAGCTGCTCCTCGACCTGCTCCCCTGCTCCCCCGAC ATCCTCTCCATCGCCTGGACCCAGCACCTGCTCGACTCCTTCCTCATCTGCCTCGAGGAGTTCCGCTCCGCGCTCCTCGGCGGCGGCCCCGGGGCCCTCGCCAGGCCCCCGCTCGACCGCCTCGTCGCCGACTTCTTCGACCGCGCCGTCAAGGCGCTCGACCTCTGCAACGCGCTCCGCGACGGCCTCGACCTGCTCCGCCAGTGGCGCAAGCacctcgccatcgccgccgccgcgctcgccCCCCAGGGCGCCGCCTCCGACCCCGCCGCGCCGCTCGGGGAGGGCCAGATCCGCCGCGCCCGCAAGGCGCTCACCGACCTCACCATCCTCATGCTCGACGACAAGGACGCCGGCGGCGGGGGGCAGCGCAACCGCTCCTTCGGCCGGGCGGGCAACGCCGGCAAGGACGCCGCCGGGCAGCAGAGCCGGGGGCACCACCGCCGCAGCAGcagcggctccggctccggctccggcggctCCCACTTCAGGTCGCTGTCCTGGAGCGTGTCCCGCACCTGGTCCGCGTCCCGCCAGCTGCAGGCCATCGGGGGCAACCTGCCGGTGCCCCGCGCCAGCGACGTCGCCGCCACGGGCGGCCTCGCCTCCGCCGTGTACACCATGGGCGCCGTGCTCTTCGTGACCGCCTGGGCGCTCGTCGCCGCCATCCCCTGCCAGGACCGCGGCCTCCAGGCGCACTTCGCCGTGCCCAGGAGCTTCCACTGGGCCGCCCCGGTCACCACGCTCTACGAGCGCGTCCTCGAGGAGTCCAAGAAGAAGGACCGCAAGCACTCGTGCGGGCTGCTCAAGGAGATACACCTCATCGAGCGGTGGTCGCGGCAGCTCATGGAGATCACCGACGCCGCGCAGTTCCCCCTGGACGAGGAGAAGGACGCCGAGGTGCGGGTGGCCGCGCAGGAGCTGGTGCAGGTGTGCGAGACACTCAAGGACGGGCTCGACCCGCTCGAGCGGCAGGTGCGCGAGATGTTCCACCGCATCGTGCGCACCAGGACGGAGATCCTCGACTGCTTGAGTAGGCCCAACACCGCCGAGTAG